One genomic window of Haliotis asinina isolate JCU_RB_2024 chromosome 4, JCU_Hal_asi_v2, whole genome shotgun sequence includes the following:
- the LOC137281150 gene encoding Kruppel-like factor 18: protein MLLKEGNMTQKKSNMTLEEGNMTLKKGNMTLGEGNMTLKKGNKTLEEGNMTLGEGNMTLEEGNMTLGEGNKTLEKGNKTLEEGNMTLEKGNKTLEEGNKTLEEGNMTLGEGNMTLEEGNMTLGEGNMTLEKGNKTLGEGNMTLEKGNMTLEKGNKTLGEGNMTLEKGNKTLEKGNMTLEEGNMTLGEGNMTLEERQHDTGER from the coding sequence ATGCTACTGAAGGAAGGCAACATGACACAAAAGAAAAGTAACATGACACTTGAGGAAGGTAACATGACACTAAAGAAAGGTAACATGACACTGGGGGAAGGTAACATGACACTAAAGAAAGGTAACAAGACACTGGAGGAAGGTAACATGACACTGGGGGAAGGTAACATGACACTGGAGGAAGGTAACATGACACTGGGGGAAGGTAACAAGACACTGGAGAAAGGTAACAAGACACTGGAGGAAGGTAACATGACACTGGAGAAAGGTAACAAGACACTGGAGGAAGGTAACAAGACACTGGAGGAAGGTAACATGACACTGGGGGAAGGTAACATGACACTGGAGGAAGGTAACATGACACTGGGGGAAGGTAACATGACACTGGAGAAAGGTAACAAGACACTGGGGGAAGGTAACATGACACTGGAGAAAGGTAACATGACACTGGAGAAAGGTAACAAGACACTGGGGGAAGGTAACATGACACTGGAGAAAGGTAACAAGACACTGGAGAAAGGCAACATGACACTGGAGGAAGGTAACATGACACTGGGGGAAGGTAACATGACACTGGAGGAAAGGCAACATGACACTGGAGAAAGGTAA